A section of the Pristiophorus japonicus isolate sPriJap1 chromosome 4, sPriJap1.hap1, whole genome shotgun sequence genome encodes:
- the LOC139262969 gene encoding PRELI domain-containing protein 1, mitochondrial-like, translating into MVKYFLGLNDLKSSWDQVFGAFWQRYPNPYSKHVLTEDVIHREVTPDKVISRRLLTKTNIVPRWAERLFPTNVAHSAFVLEDSVVDLKQKTLTTFTWNINHARLMVVQEWCVYGLHPENKNWTQIKREAWISSNLCGFSLAIQECGLASFKSSITKTMKGFEYVLARMQGETPMKTLRETAKEATEKAKETALAATEKAKDLASKAGPQKKMHYV; encoded by the exons ATGGTGAAGTATTTCCTAGGTCTGAATGACCTGAAGAGTTCATGGGACCAAGTATTTGGTGCATTCTGGCAGCGCTATCCAAACCCATACAG CAAACACGTTCTTACAGAGGATGTCATTCACCGCGAGGTAACTCCTGACAAGGTGATTTCCCGACGACTACTCACCAAGACAAACATAGTGCCTCGGTGGGCAGAGAGATTATTTCCTACAAATGTTGCCCACTCAGCCTTCGTTCTAGAAGATTCAGTAGTGGATTTAAAACAGAAAACTCTGACTACGTTTACATGGAACATCAATCATGCACGGCTTATG GTAGTACAGGAGTGGTGTGTATATGGATTACATCCTGAAAATAAGAACTGGACTCAAATCAAACGTGAGGCCTGGATTTCTTCAAACTTGTGTGGCTTCTCGCTAGCTATTCAG GAATGTGGCCTTGCAAGCTTTAagagcagcataactaaaaccatgaAAGGTTTTGAGTACGTTCTGGCTAGGATGCAAG gtgAAACACCTATGAAGACATTGAGAGAGACAGCTAAAGAAGCAACTGAGAAGGCTAAAGAAACTGCCCTGGCAGCTACA